The following nucleotide sequence is from Nesterenkonia xinjiangensis.
GCGGATCGGCGCCTGGGAGCTGCTCTACAACGAGGAGATCCCCGACGGCGTCGCCGTCGCCGAGGCCGTGGCCCTGGTCCGGGATCTCTCCACCGACGAGTCCCCGCCCTTCGTCAACGGGGTGCTGGGTCGGCTGCAGAAGATCAAGCCCACGCTGCGGGACTGATCAGCCCGAGCCGCTGTCGGATCCGCTAGAGTGGTGACGAACAGCTGAATACCCGCTGTCTCCTTTAATGATCGTCCCGTGAGGCGAGGAAGGAGTCGCCTGGTGAATGCACCAGAGACCTCTCAGGTCATGTCCGCTCCCGATGTGGAGCGGGCCTTGACGCGCATCGCGCACGAGATCGTCGAATCCCATCGTGGAGTCGAGGACCTTGTGCTGCTCGGCATCCCACGCCGCGGAGCCCCCCTGGCCCGCCGCCTCGGCGATCGTCTGGCCCATATCGACTCGGCCTTCGACGCCGCCCGCTCGGTGGGCTCGCTCGACATCACCATGTATCGGGACGATCTGCGCTCCGGCCATGCACGCACCCCGGAGCCCACGCTGCTTCCCGAGACCGGGGTCGACGGC
It contains:
- the pyrR gene encoding bifunctional pyr operon transcriptional regulator/uracil phosphoribosyltransferase PyrR, which encodes MVNAPETSQVMSAPDVERALTRIAHEIVESHRGVEDLVLLGIPRRGAPLARRLGDRLAHIDSAFDAARSVGSLDITMYRDDLRSGHARTPEPTLLPETGVDGATVVLVDDVLYSGRTVRAALDALSALGRPRAVRLAVLVDRGHRELPIRADHVGKNLPTSREERVSVRLADVDDVAPEDEAVLIVRGPRS